The Allocatelliglobosispora scoriae genome contains a region encoding:
- the tsaD gene encoding tRNA (adenosine(37)-N6)-threonylcarbamoyltransferase complex transferase subunit TsaD, with the protein MTTEPLVLGIETSCDETGVGIVRGHTLLGDALASSVDQHARFGGVVPEVASRAHLEAMVPTIRRALSDAGVTLADIDAIAVTAGPGLAGALLVGVAAAKGLALAAEKPIYGVNHLAAHVAVDTLEHGPLPEPAIALLVSGGHSSLLLVEDLAHGVTPLGSTIDDAAGEAFDKVARLLGLPFPGGPYIDRAAREGDKVSIAFPRGLTMPRDMVEHRFDFSFSGLKTAVARWVEARERSGEPVPVNDVAASFQEAVCDVLTRKAIDACLANGVSTLVIGGGVAANSRLRLLAEERAVKHGITVRVPRPKLCTDNGAMVAALGSHLVAAGVAPSKLDLPADSAMPITLVTVPA; encoded by the coding sequence GTGACAACTGAGCCACTGGTCCTGGGGATCGAGACGAGCTGCGACGAGACGGGCGTGGGCATCGTGCGGGGGCACACCCTGCTCGGCGACGCGCTCGCGTCCAGTGTGGATCAACACGCCCGCTTCGGCGGCGTGGTGCCCGAGGTGGCGAGCCGCGCCCACCTGGAGGCGATGGTCCCGACGATCCGCCGGGCGCTCTCCGACGCCGGGGTGACGCTCGCCGACATCGACGCCATCGCCGTCACCGCAGGTCCCGGCCTCGCAGGCGCGCTGCTCGTCGGCGTCGCGGCGGCGAAGGGCCTGGCACTCGCGGCGGAGAAGCCGATCTACGGCGTGAACCACCTCGCCGCGCACGTCGCCGTCGACACCCTGGAGCACGGGCCGCTGCCCGAGCCCGCGATCGCGCTGCTCGTCTCCGGCGGGCACTCGTCGCTGCTGCTCGTCGAGGACCTGGCGCACGGGGTGACGCCGCTCGGCTCGACGATCGACGATGCGGCCGGTGAGGCCTTCGACAAGGTGGCCCGGCTGCTCGGACTGCCGTTCCCCGGCGGCCCCTACATCGATCGGGCCGCTCGCGAGGGCGACAAGGTCTCGATCGCGTTCCCGCGCGGGCTGACGATGCCGCGGGACATGGTGGAGCACCGGTTCGACTTCTCCTTCTCGGGGCTGAAGACGGCGGTCGCGCGGTGGGTCGAGGCTCGCGAACGCAGCGGGGAGCCGGTGCCGGTCAACGATGTGGCCGCTTCGTTCCAGGAGGCGGTCTGCGACGTGCTGACCCGCAAGGCGATCGACGCGTGCCTCGCCAACGGAGTCTCCACATTGGTCATCGGTGGTGGTGTCGCCGCCAACTCCCGCCTGCGACTCCTCGCCGAGGAGCGCGCGGTCAAGCACGGGATCACGGTCCGGGTGCCGCGCCCCAAGCTCTGCACCGACAACGGCGCGATGGTCGCGGCACTCGGTTCCCACCTCGTCGCGGCGGGAGTGGCTCCGAGCAAGCTGGATCTGCCTGCGGACTCGGCGATGCCCATCACCCTCGTGACGGTGCCGGCATGA
- the rimI gene encoding ribosomal protein S18-alanine N-acetyltransferase: MRLQRLRWWQIEDVLPIETDLFGEERWSAPMFWNELANGHLYLAAVEDEELLGYAGLAVSPPDEAWINNVAVRRDAQRRGIGRMLVEALIEHARRAGTRQTLLEVAADNTGAQKLYLSFGFELIGVRKGYYQPSNTDAWVMSRDN; encoded by the coding sequence ATGAGACTGCAGCGCCTGCGCTGGTGGCAGATCGAGGACGTGCTGCCGATCGAGACCGATCTCTTCGGCGAGGAGCGGTGGAGCGCGCCGATGTTCTGGAACGAGCTCGCCAACGGGCACCTCTACCTCGCCGCGGTGGAGGACGAGGAGCTGCTCGGCTATGCCGGACTCGCCGTCAGCCCGCCGGACGAGGCGTGGATCAACAACGTCGCCGTACGCCGCGACGCCCAGCGCCGAGGGATCGGGCGAATGCTCGTCGAGGCGCTGATCGAGCACGCCCGGCGAGCGGGGACCCGCCAGACGCTGCTGGAGGTGGCCGCCGACAACACGGGGGCACAGAAGCTGTACCTGAGCTTCGGTTTCGAGCTCATCGGAGTACGCAAGGGTTATTACCAGCCAAGCAACACTGACGCATGGGTGATGTCGCGTGACAACTGA
- the tsaB gene encoding tRNA (adenosine(37)-N6)-threonylcarbamoyltransferase complex dimerization subunit type 1 TsaB, which yields MLILVLDTSTPAITAAVVEIAPTSVTLLAERVTIDGKAHGEQLAPGIDAALAEAGAKPRDLAAIVAGLGPGPFTGLRVGLVTAVVMADTLGIPTYGVCSLDGLGALAGAVPLLVATDARRKEVYWAVYRDGVRLHGPSVDNPATVGVTVSQFGAASAVGEGAVRYADQLGLPVGAGSAYPSALELARGAAARVRAAAPTETLQPLYLRRPDAVEPSARKTVL from the coding sequence GTGCTCATCCTCGTTCTCGACACGTCGACGCCGGCCATCACCGCAGCCGTGGTGGAGATAGCGCCGACCTCGGTCACGCTCCTCGCCGAGCGGGTCACCATCGACGGCAAGGCGCACGGCGAGCAGCTCGCGCCGGGAATCGACGCGGCCCTCGCCGAGGCGGGCGCCAAGCCGCGCGACCTGGCCGCGATCGTCGCCGGCCTCGGCCCCGGCCCTTTCACCGGCCTGCGGGTCGGTCTCGTCACCGCCGTCGTCATGGCCGACACGCTGGGGATCCCGACCTACGGGGTGTGCTCGCTCGACGGGCTGGGCGCGCTGGCGGGTGCTGTGCCGTTGCTGGTGGCGACGGATGCACGGCGCAAGGAGGTCTACTGGGCCGTCTACCGCGACGGGGTGCGGCTGCACGGTCCCAGCGTGGACAACCCGGCCACCGTCGGGGTCACCGTCAGCCAGTTCGGCGCGGCGAGCGCGGTCGGCGAGGGCGCCGTCCGGTACGCCGACCAGCTGGGCCTACCCGTCGGGGCGGGTTCGGCGTACCCGTCGGCGTTGGAACTTGCCCGTGGCGCCGCTGCTCGGGTGCGCGCCGCGGCCCCGACCGAGACGCTGCAGCCGCTCTATCTGCGACGGCCGGACGCCGTCGAGCCGAGCGCGCGCAAGACGGTGCTATGA
- a CDS encoding ABC transporter transmembrane domain-containing protein has product MPRPLPLPDPGVPDSRSALRFLFWLVRQQWRTLIIGMGFGIAWMVAQALWPYTIGRAIDLGVRGEDTRSLIIWATAFFLLNAVMAASGIMRHRFAVYNYLNASYRVIQLTVNSANKLGATLPKRIAAGEVISIGNSDVNHIGGAIDIMLRGSGAVVSLVVVSVILLNMSWLLGLVVLIGVPVMMSAVGLLIKPLHVRQAAYREQQGKLMSQASDIVAGLRVLRGVGGESVFSGRYFSQSQDLRNAGVRVGKVDALLESAQVLLPGLFLALVTWLGARFTMSGAIELWQFIALYGYAAFLVIPLRTIVEATDKITRGHVAARRMVRLLRLEPEITDPAEPAELPAGGFELHDPASGLTLPGGRFTVLAASAPEDATEIIERLGRYVDSDVIARPFVRLPSQGGRPAPAPDRMTPTLEELRLVESVRREGALLSEVREQVRVEERQAEEVAGGVPLRLVGRRTLRELILVTDNDGQIFAGPLRAELDPTDRATDSQIWAALAAASATDVVEALPEGLDAVVAERGREFSGGQQQRLRLTRSLLTGVPTLLMIEPTSAVDAHTEARIAGRIGDYRQGLTTLVASTSPLMLDRADHVIYVEDGAVVAEGTHRELLRTEPRYRATVTRAED; this is encoded by the coding sequence GTGCCCCGCCCCTTACCCCTTCCTGACCCCGGCGTGCCCGACAGCAGATCAGCGCTGCGATTCCTCTTCTGGTTGGTGCGGCAGCAGTGGCGCACGCTCATCATCGGCATGGGCTTCGGGATCGCGTGGATGGTGGCGCAGGCGCTGTGGCCCTACACGATCGGCCGCGCGATCGACCTGGGCGTGCGCGGTGAGGACACCCGCTCACTGATCATCTGGGCGACGGCGTTCTTCCTGCTCAACGCGGTGATGGCGGCGTCGGGCATCATGCGGCACCGGTTCGCCGTCTACAACTACCTCAACGCTTCCTACCGGGTCATCCAGCTCACGGTGAATTCGGCCAACAAGCTCGGTGCGACGCTGCCCAAGCGGATCGCGGCCGGCGAGGTCATCAGCATCGGCAACTCCGACGTCAACCACATCGGCGGCGCGATCGACATCATGCTGCGGGGTTCCGGCGCGGTCGTCTCGCTCGTCGTCGTCTCGGTCATCCTGCTCAACATGTCGTGGCTGCTCGGACTGGTCGTGCTCATCGGCGTACCCGTGATGATGTCGGCGGTCGGGCTCCTGATCAAACCGCTGCACGTGCGGCAGGCCGCCTACCGGGAGCAGCAGGGCAAGCTGATGAGCCAGGCGAGTGACATCGTCGCCGGGCTCCGGGTGCTGCGCGGGGTCGGCGGCGAGTCGGTCTTCTCCGGGCGCTACTTCTCCCAGTCGCAGGACCTGCGCAACGCCGGTGTCCGGGTCGGCAAGGTCGACGCCCTGCTCGAATCGGCCCAGGTGCTGCTGCCGGGGCTGTTCCTGGCGCTGGTCACCTGGCTCGGCGCGCGGTTCACCATGTCCGGCGCGATCGAGCTGTGGCAGTTCATCGCGCTCTACGGGTACGCGGCCTTCCTCGTCATCCCGCTGCGCACGATCGTCGAGGCGACCGACAAGATCACTCGCGGTCACGTCGCCGCGCGGCGGATGGTGCGCCTGCTCCGGCTGGAGCCCGAGATCACCGATCCGGCGGAGCCCGCGGAGCTGCCCGCGGGCGGTTTCGAGCTGCACGACCCGGCGTCCGGGCTGACCCTGCCGGGTGGACGCTTCACCGTGCTCGCCGCGTCGGCTCCCGAGGACGCGACGGAGATCATCGAGCGGCTGGGGCGGTACGTCGACTCCGACGTCATCGCCCGCCCCTTCGTCCGCCTGCCGAGCCAGGGCGGCCGACCGGCACCGGCTCCAGACCGGATGACACCAACTCTTGAAGAGTTGCGGCTGGTGGAGAGCGTCCGGCGGGAGGGTGCACTGCTGTCGGAGGTGCGCGAGCAGGTGCGGGTCGAGGAGAGGCAGGCCGAGGAGGTGGCTGGTGGCGTACCCCTCCGGTTGGTCGGACGGCGCACCCTGCGTGAGCTGATCCTCGTGACCGACAACGACGGCCAGATCTTCGCCGGGCCGCTGCGCGCGGAGCTGGACCCGACCGATCGCGCGACCGACTCCCAGATCTGGGCGGCGCTCGCCGCCGCCAGCGCGACCGACGTGGTCGAGGCGCTGCCCGAAGGGCTCGACGCGGTCGTCGCCGAGCGCGGCCGGGAGTTCTCCGGCGGCCAGCAGCAGCGGCTCCGGCTGACGAGATCACTGCTCACCGGGGTGCCGACGCTGCTCATGATCGAGCCGACCAGCGCCGTCGACGCGCACACCGAGGCCCGGATCGCGGGCCGGATCGGCGACTACCGGCAGGGCTTGACCACGCTCGTCGCCTCCACCAGCCCGCTGATGCTCGACCGCGCCGACCACGTGATCTACGTGGAGGACGGTGCGGTCGTCGCCGAGGGCACGCACCGCGAACTGCTGCGCACCGAACCGCGATACCGCGCGACGGTCACCCGAGCGGAGGACTGA
- a CDS encoding ABC transporter ATP-binding protein, with translation MREILPIADGKAVRAYAVKLIRTHRRGLGWTVGLHSLAAIAMLAGPNLLGRIIDSVSHPGGTTGRVDLLALLLVASIALHAFIIRFAVYQGAKTGEHMLADVREEFVDRVLAVPLSTVEKAGTGDLMGRVSRDVGSLNHSVRRGVPEIFVAVVTALLSAAALILVSPLMTLPFLLGMPLVVASCRWYLRRATPGYLRENAAYADITDSLSETVEGARTTESLGYGTRRRTDIDRKIAGSYAAERYTLGLRTRLFPFFDAGFAVSITATILFGGYFYYRGWVSIGQVAAAVTYTQQLVWPIERMLNWLDELQVGGAALARLIGVGLVADERSDSGLRPGDEPLRATDVRYSYVAGREVLHGVSLQLKAGERLAMVGPSGAGKSTLGRLLAGIHPPTQGRVTVGGADMSALPLAVRRSEVALVTQEHHVFLGTLRDNLLLALPTAADEELWAALRAVDLDGWVAGLPEGLDTEVGSGGFTVPPAQAQQLALARLVLADPHTLVLDEATSLIDPRAARHLERSLAAVLSGRTVIAIAHRLFSAHDADRVAVIEDGRIAELGSHDELVAADGSYAALWRSWNA, from the coding sequence ATGAGGGAGATCCTTCCCATCGCGGACGGCAAGGCTGTCCGCGCCTATGCCGTCAAGCTGATCCGCACCCACCGGCGCGGTCTGGGCTGGACCGTCGGCCTGCACAGCCTCGCCGCCATCGCGATGCTCGCCGGACCCAACCTGCTCGGCCGGATCATCGACAGCGTCAGCCACCCCGGCGGCACCACCGGCCGGGTCGACCTGCTCGCGCTGCTGCTCGTCGCATCGATCGCCCTGCACGCGTTCATCATCCGATTCGCCGTCTACCAGGGCGCCAAGACCGGTGAGCACATGCTCGCCGACGTGCGCGAGGAGTTCGTCGACCGCGTCCTGGCCGTGCCGCTCTCCACCGTGGAGAAGGCCGGCACCGGCGACCTGATGGGGCGGGTCTCCCGAGACGTCGGCTCCCTCAACCACAGCGTGCGGCGGGGAGTGCCGGAGATCTTCGTCGCCGTCGTCACCGCGCTGCTCTCAGCCGCCGCGCTGATCCTGGTCAGCCCGCTGATGACGCTGCCGTTCCTGCTCGGCATGCCGCTCGTCGTCGCCTCCTGCCGCTGGTACCTGCGCCGCGCCACCCCCGGCTACCTGCGGGAGAACGCCGCCTACGCCGACATCACCGACTCGCTCTCCGAGACCGTCGAGGGTGCGCGGACCACCGAATCGCTCGGCTACGGCACGCGGCGGCGCACGGACATCGACAGGAAGATCGCCGGATCGTACGCCGCCGAGCGCTACACGCTGGGTCTGCGGACGCGCCTGTTCCCCTTCTTCGACGCCGGGTTCGCCGTCTCGATCACCGCGACGATCCTCTTCGGCGGCTACTTCTACTACCGCGGCTGGGTCTCGATCGGCCAGGTCGCCGCCGCCGTCACCTACACCCAGCAGCTCGTCTGGCCGATCGAGCGGATGCTCAACTGGCTCGACGAGCTCCAGGTCGGCGGTGCCGCGCTCGCCCGGCTCATCGGCGTCGGCCTCGTCGCCGACGAACGCAGCGACTCCGGACTGCGACCCGGTGACGAGCCGCTGCGCGCCACCGATGTCCGCTACTCCTACGTGGCCGGCCGTGAGGTGCTGCACGGGGTGTCGCTGCAGCTCAAGGCGGGGGAGCGGCTCGCCATGGTCGGCCCGTCCGGCGCTGGCAAGTCGACGCTGGGCCGGCTGCTCGCCGGGATCCACCCGCCCACGCAGGGCCGCGTCACCGTCGGCGGCGCGGACATGTCGGCGCTGCCGCTCGCGGTCCGCCGCAGCGAGGTCGCCCTCGTCACCCAGGAGCACCACGTCTTCCTCGGCACCCTCCGCGACAACCTGCTGCTCGCCCTGCCCACGGCGGCCGACGAGGAGCTGTGGGCGGCGCTGCGCGCGGTCGACCTCGACGGGTGGGTCGCCGGGCTGCCGGAGGGGCTCGACACCGAGGTCGGATCGGGCGGCTTCACCGTGCCGCCCGCGCAGGCACAGCAGCTCGCGCTCGCCCGGCTGGTGCTGGCGGACCCGCACACGCTCGTGCTCGACGAGGCGACCTCGCTGATCGATCCGCGGGCGGCCCGACACCTGGAGCGTTCGCTGGCGGCGGTGCTCTCGGGGCGTACGGTGATCGCGATCGCGCACCGGCTCTTCTCCGCCCACGACGCGGACCGGGTCGCGGTGATCGAGGACGGCCGGATCGCGGAGCTCGGTTCGCACGACGAGCTGGTCGCGGCCGACGGTTCCTATGCCGCGTTGTGGCGTTCCTGGAACGCGTAG
- a CDS encoding glycosyltransferase family 2 protein yields MLLSVVIAVHGVEDYLKECLDSILCDLRTDVEVIAVDDASPDGCPALLDSYADPRLRVIHLTANVGLGPARNVGLDAARGRYVWFVDSDDWLPAGAVAEVRAALSTEPDVLLIDHDRVSPRGIHRPSQTSAVLREAIGSVTVADQPSLLRAHTTAWNKVVRRSLLAEAGLRFPPGWYEDLPYSQPLLLAARRIEVLDRVCYHYRTRASGAITRTASDRQFEVFGQYDLLFAKLRPQDEQFRGLLCELMVNQLLVMLGSPERVAADRRHAFFREIVAVTRRHAPASGYPIPPGVIGAKHRMVAWNAYPAYAASRHIFRALKSKP; encoded by the coding sequence ATGCTGCTCAGCGTCGTGATCGCGGTTCACGGAGTCGAGGACTACCTCAAGGAGTGCCTCGACTCGATCCTCTGCGACCTGCGCACGGATGTCGAGGTGATCGCCGTCGACGACGCCTCGCCCGACGGCTGCCCGGCCCTGCTCGACTCCTATGCCGACCCCCGCCTCCGCGTGATCCACCTGACCGCCAACGTCGGGCTCGGTCCCGCCCGCAACGTCGGGCTCGACGCCGCCCGGGGCCGCTACGTCTGGTTCGTCGACTCCGACGACTGGCTGCCCGCAGGGGCCGTCGCCGAGGTGCGAGCGGCGCTCTCCACCGAGCCGGACGTACTCCTCATCGACCACGACCGGGTCTCCCCGCGCGGCATCCACCGGCCCAGCCAGACCTCGGCCGTGCTGCGCGAGGCGATCGGCTCGGTCACGGTCGCGGACCAGCCCTCGCTGCTGCGCGCGCACACGACCGCCTGGAACAAGGTCGTCCGCCGCTCACTGCTCGCGGAGGCCGGGCTTCGTTTCCCACCCGGCTGGTACGAGGACCTGCCCTACTCCCAGCCGCTGCTCCTCGCCGCGCGGCGGATCGAGGTGCTGGACCGGGTCTGCTACCACTACCGGACCAGGGCCAGCGGGGCGATCACGAGGACGGCGAGTGACCGCCAGTTCGAGGTGTTCGGGCAGTACGACCTGCTCTTCGCGAAGCTCCGGCCGCAGGACGAGCAATTTCGGGGCCTGCTGTGCGAGCTGATGGTCAACCAGCTCCTGGTGATGCTGGGCAGCCCCGAGCGGGTCGCGGCCGACCGCCGCCACGCGTTCTTCCGCGAGATCGTCGCGGTGACGCGTCGGCATGCCCCGGCGAGCGGCTATCCGATCCCGCCGGGCGTCATCGGCGCGAAGCACCGAATGGTCGCCTGGAACGCGTACCCCGCCTACGCCGCGTCCCGCCACATCTTCCGCGCCCTGAAGTCGAAGCCCTGA
- a CDS encoding ROK family transcriptional regulator has protein sequence MPAAPSQEEIRRQNLGALLRYVHAHGPSSRAEITTAMGLNRSTIGALATDLANAGLVSEGAPRETGRAGRPSPVVRPESERVYAYAFSIEVDRVRAARIGLGGVVLDRREAPHDRGVVTAADTIGPIADLVTQMHRGVAANSVCVGAGVAVSGLVRRVDGLVRLGPNLGWVDEPLGAALRGSLPVDHPISVGNAADLAALAEHVRGAAVGCDNIIYLYGDVGVGAGIIAGGRRVTGHGGYGGEVGHMVVRPGGHGCGCGSRGCWETEIGEAALLRESGRHGHFGHDAVLTVIDAAARGDIEAKEGVRHVGDWLGFGVANLVNIFNPEMIIFGGGLRDVYLAAAAQVRTRLNTMALPACREHVRLRTPGLGDDASLIGAAELAFEQLLTDPLG, from the coding sequence ATGCCAGCAGCCCCCAGCCAGGAGGAGATCCGGCGGCAGAACCTCGGTGCCCTGCTGCGGTACGTGCACGCGCACGGACCGAGTTCCCGGGCCGAGATCACCACCGCGATGGGGCTCAACCGCTCGACGATCGGCGCCCTCGCGACCGACCTGGCCAACGCCGGGCTGGTCAGCGAGGGCGCTCCGCGGGAGACCGGTCGGGCCGGACGGCCCTCCCCGGTCGTCCGGCCGGAGTCGGAGCGGGTCTACGCCTACGCCTTCTCCATCGAGGTCGACCGGGTCCGCGCGGCCCGGATCGGCCTCGGCGGCGTGGTGCTGGACCGGCGCGAGGCGCCGCACGACCGGGGTGTGGTCACGGCCGCCGACACGATCGGCCCGATCGCGGACCTGGTGACGCAGATGCACCGCGGGGTCGCGGCCAACTCCGTGTGCGTCGGGGCCGGGGTCGCGGTCAGCGGATTGGTACGCCGTGTCGACGGCCTGGTCCGCCTCGGCCCCAACCTCGGCTGGGTGGACGAACCGCTGGGTGCCGCCCTGCGCGGTTCCCTGCCGGTGGACCATCCGATCTCCGTGGGCAACGCGGCAGACCTGGCCGCTCTCGCCGAGCACGTCCGGGGTGCCGCCGTGGGCTGCGACAACATCATCTACCTCTACGGCGACGTCGGTGTCGGCGCCGGGATCATCGCGGGCGGCCGACGGGTGACGGGCCACGGCGGCTACGGCGGCGAGGTCGGCCACATGGTGGTCCGGCCGGGCGGGCACGGCTGCGGTTGCGGCTCCCGTGGCTGCTGGGAGACCGAGATCGGCGAGGCGGCGCTGCTGCGGGAGTCGGGGCGGCACGGGCACTTCGGCCACGACGCGGTCCTCACCGTCATCGACGCCGCCGCCCGGGGCGACATCGAGGCGAAGGAGGGCGTCCGCCACGTCGGCGACTGGCTCGGCTTCGGCGTTGCCAACCTTGTCAACATCTTCAACCCCGAGATGATCATTTTCGGCGGCGGGCTGCGGGACGTCTATCTGGCAGCCGCGGCACAGGTCCGGACCCGCCTGAACACGATGGCCCTCCCCGCCTGCCGCGAGCACGTCCGCCTGCGTACGCCCGGCCTGGGCGACGACGCCTCCCTGATCGGCGCGGCAGAGCTAGCCTTCGAGCAACTCCTAACCGACCCCCTGGGCTAA
- a CDS encoding sugar ABC transporter permease, whose translation MGSLPAVLGLVVLCTVFGIVRPVFFSPGNIANLFTQGAQVTIIAMGLVFVLLIGEIDLSAGFASGVCAAVLGVTLTNHGWPWYAACLAAIVTGTVIGLILGLLVAKMGIPSFVVTLAAFLAFQGVGLALLKEGTNISIRDEVIVGIGNRNMTPLLSWVLAVVVIVGFTAIELIRWMRRNRRGVTTDPISVVVARIVTVGAMITFLAWVLTLERAANPLFATVKGVPVIVPVIGVMLIVWTFVLRRTAYGRHIYAVGGNAEAARRAGINVDRIKISAFVICSGMAAVGGIVAAGHDSSVDSNTGGSNVLLYAVGAAVIGGTSLFGGRGRMIDAVLGGMVIAVIINGMALLNQNASTKYIITGTVLLLAAGVDALSRRRAVVTR comes from the coding sequence ATGGGCTCGCTGCCGGCGGTCCTCGGACTCGTCGTCCTCTGCACCGTCTTCGGCATCGTGCGACCGGTCTTCTTCAGCCCGGGCAACATCGCCAACCTCTTCACCCAGGGCGCGCAGGTCACCATCATCGCGATGGGCCTCGTCTTCGTCCTGCTGATCGGCGAGATCGACCTGTCGGCCGGCTTCGCCAGCGGCGTCTGCGCGGCGGTCCTCGGCGTCACCCTGACCAACCACGGCTGGCCCTGGTACGCCGCCTGCCTCGCCGCGATCGTGACCGGCACGGTGATCGGCCTGATCCTCGGACTGCTCGTGGCGAAGATGGGGATCCCCTCGTTCGTGGTGACCCTGGCAGCCTTCCTCGCCTTCCAGGGCGTCGGTCTGGCGCTGCTCAAGGAGGGCACCAACATCTCCATCCGCGACGAGGTGATCGTCGGGATCGGCAACCGCAACATGACCCCGCTCCTGAGCTGGGTGCTGGCGGTCGTCGTCATCGTCGGTTTCACCGCGATCGAGCTGATCCGCTGGATGCGGCGCAACCGGCGCGGCGTCACCACCGACCCCATCAGCGTCGTGGTCGCCCGGATCGTCACCGTCGGCGCGATGATCACCTTCCTCGCCTGGGTACTCACCCTGGAGCGCGCCGCCAACCCGCTCTTCGCCACGGTCAAGGGTGTTCCGGTGATCGTTCCGGTGATCGGCGTCATGCTCATCGTCTGGACCTTCGTGCTCCGGCGCACCGCGTACGGCCGGCACATCTACGCCGTCGGCGGCAACGCCGAGGCGGCCCGGCGGGCCGGCATCAACGTCGACCGCATCAAGATCTCGGCGTTCGTCATCTGCTCCGGAATGGCCGCGGTCGGCGGCATCGTCGCGGCCGGGCACGACAGCTCGGTCGACTCCAACACCGGTGGCAGCAACGTGCTGCTCTACGCCGTGGGCGCCGCGGTCATCGGCGGGACCAGCCTTTTCGGCGGTCGCGGTCGGATGATCGACGCAGTGCTCGGCGGCATGGTGATCGCTGTGATCATCAACGGTATGGCCCTGCTCAACCAGAACGCCAGCACCAAGTACATAATCACCGGCACGGTGCTGCTGCTGGCGGCCGGTGTCGACGCGCTGTCCCGCCGTCGCGCCGTCGTCACACGCTGA
- a CDS encoding ATP-binding cassette domain-containing protein, protein MSTPLLELRGINKSFGPVHVLRDVAFTAEAGSVTALVGDNGAGKSTLVKCIGGIYPSDSGEYLFEGKQVSVGNPRDAANLGVEIVYQDLALCDNLDIVSNMFLGREKKAVGGIILDDATMEEMATQTLASLSVRTVKSIRQQVASLSGGQRQTVAIAKAVLWNSKLVILDEPTAALGVAQTAQVLELVRRLADNGLAVVLISHNLNDVFAVSDRIAALYLGQMVAQVNTTDVTHSQIVELITSGRSGNLGLPAEVLNGDGQ, encoded by the coding sequence GTGTCCACACCCCTCCTCGAACTGCGCGGGATCAACAAGAGCTTCGGTCCCGTCCATGTCCTGCGCGATGTCGCCTTCACCGCTGAAGCCGGCAGCGTCACCGCACTCGTCGGCGACAACGGCGCCGGAAAATCCACGCTGGTCAAGTGCATCGGCGGGATCTACCCGAGCGACTCGGGCGAGTACCTCTTCGAGGGCAAGCAGGTCTCCGTGGGCAACCCCCGGGACGCCGCCAACCTCGGGGTCGAGATCGTTTACCAGGACCTCGCGCTCTGCGACAACCTGGACATCGTCTCCAACATGTTCCTCGGCCGGGAGAAGAAGGCCGTCGGCGGCATCATCCTCGACGACGCCACCATGGAGGAGATGGCCACGCAGACGCTGGCCAGCCTCTCCGTGCGGACGGTGAAGTCGATCCGCCAGCAGGTCGCCAGCCTCTCCGGCGGTCAGCGCCAGACGGTGGCGATCGCCAAGGCCGTGCTGTGGAACAGCAAGCTGGTCATCCTCGACGAGCCCACCGCCGCCCTCGGTGTCGCGCAGACCGCCCAGGTGCTGGAGCTGGTCCGCCGGCTCGCCGACAACGGCCTCGCCGTCGTGCTGATCTCGCACAACCTCAACGACGTCTTCGCGGTCTCCGACCGGATCGCCGCGCTCTACCTGGGGCAGATGGTCGCCCAGGTCAACACGACCGATGTCACCCACTCCCAGATCGTCGAGCTCATCACGTCTGGACGCAGCGGCAACCTCGGCCTGCCCGCCGAGGTCTTGAACGGAGACGGCCAGTGA